A portion of the Candidatus Cloacimonadota bacterium genome contains these proteins:
- the uvrA gene encoding excinuclease ABC subunit UvrA, with protein MKTEIIIKGAQEHNLKNIDVIIPRNKLIVVTGVSGSGKSSLAFDTLYAEGQRRYVESLSAYARQFLGQMEKPKVDYIEGLSPAISIEQKAASKNPRSTVGTVTEIYDYLRILYARIGIQHCYNCGDIVGSQTVDQMVDQILKSPDKTRIQILAPIVQNRKGEHKDELEEARQEGFVRVVINGVLRELSEEIVLDKKSKHTIDIVVDRLVLKEGIRSRLIDSVETALKLTDGFIKIDFVDEKRSEIISEANSCTKCGIGYPELTPQHFSFNSPIGMCKSCNGLGTRLEFDPDLIIPDKTISIMQGAVVHWGIMNQKKSSWRLRILKSLAKEHGFSLDTPWNKLSREIQYMLLYGSQKKIKLSWFSEDSSGEFNTRFEGLIPTLKRRMNENSSEYMKRYYLQYISNKPCPDCNGKKLRKESLAVRISGKSIDEITNLSISDAIDFFKNLKLKGNEKIIAEEVLKEIHNRLSFLTNVGLHYLTLDRKAPTLSGGESQRIRLASQIGSSLVGVMYILDEPSIGLHQRDNRRLIEMLLHLRDLGNTVIVVEHDEGMIRSSDQIIDFGPRAGIFGGEIVFQGNLEQILKSKKSLTGKYLARKLTIDYPSKRMKPDKRKITIKGAFQNNLKKIKMDIPIGLFTCVTGVSGSGKSSLINQILFPAMSNKLNRSNLKEGKYDKISGYEHLDKVIDIDQQPIGRTPRSNPATYTKLFDPIRNLFAELPASKIRGYKAGRFSFNVKGGRCEACQGAGLKQIEMHFLPDIYVTCEVCKGHRYNKETLAVKFKGKNISEVLDMDVQEAIKHFENIPKITKKLKTLIDVGLDYIKLGQASTTLSGGEAQRIKLARELSKTSTGQTLYILDEPTTGLHFDDIKKLLNVLHRLVSMGNTIVVIEHNLDVIKCADHIIDLGPEGGDEGGKVVAVGTPEKIAKDEKSYTGQFLRKVLG; from the coding sequence ATGAAAACAGAAATCATCATCAAAGGTGCTCAAGAGCACAACCTTAAAAATATAGATGTTATAATTCCCCGCAATAAATTGATCGTTGTTACCGGTGTCTCAGGTTCCGGAAAATCTTCTCTTGCTTTCGATACTCTTTATGCGGAAGGTCAGAGAAGGTATGTCGAATCACTTTCTGCTTATGCCAGACAGTTTCTCGGTCAGATGGAAAAGCCGAAAGTGGATTATATCGAAGGACTCTCTCCGGCAATTTCCATCGAGCAAAAAGCCGCCAGCAAAAATCCCCGCTCAACTGTCGGTACTGTTACCGAAATTTATGATTATTTACGTATCCTTTATGCCCGGATTGGAATTCAGCATTGTTATAATTGCGGAGATATAGTCGGTTCACAGACTGTTGATCAGATGGTTGATCAAATTCTGAAATCTCCGGATAAAACGAGAATTCAAATATTAGCACCAATCGTACAAAATAGGAAAGGAGAACACAAAGACGAACTTGAGGAAGCCCGGCAGGAAGGTTTTGTCAGAGTTGTGATCAATGGTGTCTTACGAGAGCTTTCCGAAGAAATCGTACTCGATAAAAAAAGTAAACACACCATCGATATCGTAGTTGATCGTCTCGTTCTCAAAGAAGGAATCCGCAGCCGCTTGATCGATTCTGTGGAAACTGCTTTGAAACTGACCGACGGTTTCATCAAAATTGATTTCGTAGATGAAAAACGATCTGAAATAATATCCGAAGCAAATTCCTGCACCAAATGCGGGATCGGATATCCGGAACTCACACCGCAGCATTTTTCCTTTAACAGCCCGATCGGGATGTGTAAATCTTGCAATGGTTTGGGAACAAGATTAGAATTTGATCCTGATCTGATCATTCCTGATAAAACAATCTCTATTATGCAGGGAGCAGTCGTTCATTGGGGAATCATGAATCAGAAAAAAAGCAGTTGGAGATTGAGGATCCTGAAATCTCTGGCAAAAGAACATGGTTTTTCTCTCGATACTCCGTGGAATAAATTATCACGGGAAATTCAATATATGTTGCTTTACGGTTCACAAAAAAAGATCAAATTATCTTGGTTTTCAGAAGATAGTTCAGGAGAATTCAATACTCGCTTTGAAGGTCTGATCCCAACTCTTAAACGGAGAATGAACGAAAACTCTTCCGAATATATGAAACGCTATTACCTGCAGTATATCAGCAACAAACCTTGTCCTGATTGTAATGGGAAAAAATTAAGGAAAGAGAGTCTTGCTGTCAGGATTTCCGGGAAAAGCATTGATGAAATTACGAATCTTTCCATTTCAGATGCGATAGATTTTTTTAAAAATCTGAAATTAAAAGGAAATGAAAAAATTATCGCGGAGGAAGTACTAAAGGAAATTCACAATCGACTTTCATTCCTGACAAATGTGGGACTTCATTATTTGACACTCGACAGAAAAGCTCCGACTCTTTCAGGAGGAGAATCACAGCGAATCCGTCTTGCCAGCCAGATCGGAAGCAGTCTGGTTGGAGTGATGTATATTTTGGATGAACCGAGTATCGGACTGCATCAAAGAGATAATCGCAGGTTGATCGAGATGCTTCTCCATTTACGCGATCTGGGAAATACGGTGATTGTGGTCGAACACGATGAAGGAATGATCCGTTCTTCCGACCAGATCATAGATTTTGGACCGAGAGCGGGAATTTTTGGTGGAGAAATTGTTTTTCAAGGAAATTTGGAACAAATCCTGAAATCTAAAAAATCTCTGACCGGAAAATATCTTGCTCGCAAACTAACGATCGATTATCCATCTAAAAGAATGAAACCGGATAAAAGAAAGATCACGATTAAAGGTGCTTTTCAAAATAATCTGAAGAAGATCAAGATGGACATTCCAATTGGATTATTCACTTGCGTTACCGGAGTTTCCGGTTCAGGAAAAAGTTCGTTGATCAATCAAATCCTTTTCCCGGCAATGTCTAACAAACTCAATCGCTCCAACTTGAAAGAAGGAAAATATGATAAGATTTCCGGTTACGAACATCTCGATAAAGTCATTGATATCGATCAGCAACCAATAGGCAGAACTCCTCGTTCCAATCCGGCAACTTACACCAAACTCTTCGATCCGATCCGCAATCTGTTTGCCGAACTTCCGGCATCAAAAATTCGCGGATATAAAGCCGGAAGATTTTCATTCAATGTCAAAGGTGGAAGATGTGAAGCCTGTCAGGGAGCAGGTTTGAAGCAGATTGAGATGCATTTCCTGCCGGATATTTATGTAACTTGCGAAGTTTGTAAAGGTCATCGCTACAATAAAGAAACATTAGCAGTTAAATTTAAGGGAAAAAACATTTCTGAAGTTCTGGATATGGATGTTCAGGAAGCGATCAAGCATTTCGAGAATATTCCCAAAATCACTAAAAAGCTGAAAACCTTGATCGATGTCGGACTCGACTACATCAAACTCGGACAGGCTTCCACCACTCTTTCCGGAGGTGAAGCTCAAAGGATCAAACTTGCTCGTGAATTGAGTAAAACCAGCACCGGACAAACTCTTTATATCCTCGATGAACCGACAACCGGTCTGCATTTCGACGATATCAAGAAACTGCTTAATGTTCTTCATCGACTTGTTTCCATGGGAAATACGATCGTGGTTATCGAGCATAATCTTGATGTGATCAAGTGTGCAGATCATATCATCGATCTTGGTCCGGAAGGCGGAGATGAAGGAGGAAAAGTTGTTGCAGTTGGAACTCCAGAGAAAATTGCGAAGGATGAAAAGTCTTATACAGGACAGTTTTTGAGGAAAGTGTTAGGATGA